GGGTCCCAAGCAAATTGATCAAGCATGTTGTGTTGATAGGTTAAAGAGGGACAGGGTATGGGATTTTCCTCATCATGCATGGGGAGGTGGCtcacaaaactatatatatatatattcacaggAGCTTCTGAGAGCCACACTAATTAAGTTTCTAAGGATAAACTAGCACAGTAGCATAGCATCTAGAAGTGATTTTATGGAGTGAGGTAGCAATGGGTTCTTAGCTAGGttgtaaatgagccgaacacgagcaagctAACTAAGCTATATATCTTGAGGCTCCAGCACGATCTAGCTTTATTTAGGTGTGCATGAAACAAACTCTTTATTGAGGATAAGATTTTCCTGTACTTTAGATTTTGTATGGATTTTTCTAAGGTTATTTTTCTTTAGTCAATCGTTTGATGAGTCCCGATTTCATTAAATATTGCAAGTCATATTTAACATTCCCTCTTACATCTGAACTCGTGATAATTTGACATGTTCAatattatcatttatttttcactttgatATCATATGAAAAACTACGAAATATCTGTTTATGTTTAAAAACTTTAGCTAGTGGGTTTATTAGATAGTAAATATTTTCACTGAGGTGCTAAGTGGTCCAGTACGTTGACATTGATGGGTCCATAATGGACTCGAATGTCACTATATTTGGCTTGGACCACATGTCGGATTCGGATCCCAAGATCAAGATTTTGTTCGCCAATTGGTGGTAACTGGTAACTAGGATTTCATATGATGGATCCTAATTAACGCGACAAATCTACTATAggaacaattaaaaataaacacTTCGTACAAGTTAATTGAGACCCCTCCATGCCAtagcttttaaatttaaagcaaCCTTGGCACAACTACGATGTACTTATTGAATGATTTGTTGTTAAGCCCTTTTATTGCTTAAAAAGCAAACTCACGAGGTTTGTTGAGGAAAGAAGTTCATTTATCCATTtaactaaattctaattttattgcttttgaaatcttagtcatttttttcttttaagtacTTCTTTTCTATATTACCTCTCCTTTTTATCTTTGCTTCATCTGTCTTTTCCTACTCTTCGTTGTCGCAATCCATCTTCCCCCTTGCTGCCATGCTCATGAGGCTTGTTGCATTGCGCATGGCGAATCCACTTCGTCGaatgtgtgagagagagagacaacaACAACATCAGCAGGATGTGAATGTAGCGGTGCAATGTGCGAAACAAACTATACACGAGCATATATGCACAACAACAGTGCGAACGTAGTATTATCAAAATGGTAGTTTTTGAAGTTACCTACCCAAATAACCATTTTTTTAAGCAAATAGATCGGGTTAACGATTATGTGACTTAATCAaacacaaagaaagaaaagtggGGGTAATAACAATCATAATATGAtcattttatcatatatatttagtcattttccttttcccctaattgactcttttttttttggccccaCTCTAGCAACACTTTAAAGCTGTCATTGGCGAGAGAAAGCCGTCGGCGTGGGCACGTCTCTTGCCGACTTTGCCGTTTCGCCTCAACCAGAGGGCCAGGGGAAGCAAATGATGTTGACAAACAAACAATCGAGTGATCTACACAAACAGTGACGCAAACTGGCCCACAAAAAATCGGATGCAACTTCCGACCAGTACTGTGCAAAGGGGATCGGATGATATACAGTAAAaaagagatgatgatgatgatgatgatgatgatgatgagatgAGGCAAAAGTTTGCTCAATTAATTTGTGGGGCTACTACTATGCATTTAGAAACATATGTTttcaatttttggacctttggATTCTTTTAGGGCCCAAAAATTGAACATTGGTGTTTCTAAAACCACCATAGCTCAACTTGGAATTAATTGCACAAATTTTtatctttgattttcttttccagATAAACTAGAAAATAAAACACTTGATGCTAAATGTTAGTTGACTCTGCAGATCTTTTGTCAATAAATAGTTGTTTGAATGTAGGAACGTGACGTACGTATCTAGGCTTCGCATTCCTCGGTCATGGTGGTATTAACTTTGTAGCTTTTGTTGCGTTTGTTTCATCTATCTTTCCTTTATAGTTGGCAAATATCAAATTCAATCTTCTATTGTAGCTGACCACTGTAGTCTAACTTTCGTATTAAATACAATGCTAGTTGTACTTATGTTCTACTTAATGAAATTGTTTTAAAAACTCCTAAAACCTtccaataagaaaaaaaaagctaaatgtTAATAAGATGGTGAATATCAATTatcaagagaaaaataaatattttgccaCCTATGCAAAGCAGACACTAGCAGCTGCATCTATCTGAGCTGTTAGGAGgggaaatatatataatcaagcATTCGCTTCCCGTAAATTTTCTCTATTTCGTTCATCTAGCCTTAAAAAATTACATGTAATTTAGGGCCTATTCGTTTGATCAAAGATTCGGCACTAGTAACTGAACCAATGCAGACTACTTCACTGAACATTACAGCCACCACGGTACTCTGCAACGTCTTCTAATAAGTTGCCGAGTTCTATGTCCTGTTCCCCCCCTTAAACCCTCCTAAAACCTACTTCGCCCTCTTGCCCCTGCCCCGCCCCGCCCCGCCCACCTCGCTTGCTAGTTCCCAATCTTCTCCGGTTCTCCGCCACCACCCCATTTTCAAAGCTTTCTCCTTcgtgttagggttagggttagggtttacaATCTCGATCGGGAAGCCACGGCGATGCGAAGCTCCCTCCTttccctccgcctcctccgctccGCTCGCCGGACACCTCTGGTGGGCGGCGCCCGCGCCCCTCTCCCGCTTCTCCGCGAAACCCCTTCTTCCCCCGGCCCGAATCCGCCGTTCTCCGACTCGCCGATCACCGGTCCTTTCGGATGCCGGTTCTTCTCCAGCCGCCCCGCGAGCGCCGTGGGGAAGAGCAAGAGCTTGATCGAGGACGAGGCCGAGCTTAGCGATTGGATCAGCGATCTCAAGACCGATTCATTTCGGTTGGGATTGAGCAGCGATGGCGATGTTTCGGACTCTGATCGACGCAGAAGTGGTAAAGGTAGCAGAGGAAGGGATAGAGGTGGTGGAGTTAAGGCTCGAGATGGGGGGAGGGATAGGGTTTCTTCGTCGGGTAGAAAGGGGGGATCATTGAGCAGGGGATGGGACAGTGATTCGGATGAGTTCTCCGGGTTCTCAGATAGGAGAAAGCTGAGGAATTCAAGAGATTCGGtaccaaagaggggttttgatAGTGATTTGGAGGATGAGGACGATGAGGAAGAGGTAGAAACTAGGTTTTCCTCTAAACTAGGGAGGGGGCGTGCGGGACGAGGAAGGGTATCTTTAGCATCGGCacggagaggagggagagacgCCGTCTCAGATAGGAGAAAGCTGAGGAATTCGAGAGATTCGGtaccaaagaggggttttgatAGTGATTTGAGGGATGAGGACGATGAGGAAGAGGTAAAAACTAGGTTTTCCTCTAAACTAGGGAGGGATCGTGGGGGACGAGGAAGGGTAGCAAAccggagaggagggagagacaCTGATTACGGTAGTAAGCCAGCTCGTGGTGGGAGAAAGTTGGATTTTGGTTTATCCAATGAGGATGAggaaggagaggatgaagatGATGGTTTTTCTGGCTTTGAAGATGATTTTTTTGGCGACAAGGAAGGCAAGAAGGAAGGGCCTTTGAAAGATGAGTTTAAGAACTTCAGCTCCAAGGAGCCAGCTGAAGGTGATAGTACATTGAAGAAAAGGCCAGAGGCAGAAAGTGATTCTTACCTGAGCCCAACTAGGTAATTCTTATATGAAGCTCCCTTTCGTTACATATTAACCAATGAGTTGGAAATTTGATGATAGGATTTGGTAACTTAGGCTTTTATTTGTGTGTAAAACTAATTTGGTATCCTGATTATTCTGTTTATAATGGCTAATTTGCATGAGCTTGTTGATAATAAGTTGATAGTAAAAAGTATTTTGCTGCTTTTTTATACATCAGTGTATCTTAATTGGAATCATGAGTCCAATAGATGAATTGACCTGTTTGCTTGTTGCAACAGTCGAGGAAGTATCTTTCTCTTGTGAACAGAGCATTATGGCAGATTTAGGATGTCTCAACTAGTTAGAGACTAAGGAATCGTCTGTCATGTACATATACATTAGCATTGGTAATCATATCCTCTAGGTTGTTTGTTGTTTATAGTGCTGTTATGCAGTCTTAGTCATGAGAACAAAGAGGCACTATGTGGAATTGATGCTGAAATGAAGGCGTTTGTTGGATTTTCTTGTGATCTTTGAAGAATTTTTTAAGATGGTTACAATAGCTTTTTCTCATCCAGTCAATACTGCTGCTTGTGTTCCATAGGTTTGATGAATGCTCTCTCTCGCCTTTGACATTGAAAGGAGTTAAAGCTGCTGGATATGAGAGGATGACTATAGTGCAAGAAGCTACCCTTCCAGCGATCCTCAAAGGTTTAGTTCTTCCTAATGTCATTTACTTCTCAATTGTGATCACTATCATTTAGGAAGTTGATTTTGCCATGGCAGCTGTATATATTTCTCTTGATGACTTGCAATTGAAAGCTATAACATCTGTGATACTGTTGGATATCGTTTTAAAAGAGCCCTTCAAATCTATTACTTGGAAAGcagtttttgcttctttttcatTTCATGTGTGTTTTGTTTAATCATTATGtctctttttaatttctttttaactaGATAACCAGCTGACCATATTATGTACTTTTCACAGGAGCATGCTCTTCTTTTGTAAAGACTTTCttaaatggattttttttttttatattctttatcCTTGTAAAAACAAAGATGTTCCAATGTTGTAGCTCACCCATTCGTTCTCCTCTTCTTAAAAATCCACCAAAGTTGAAAACTGTAtctaaaaagaatatttttgttcTGAATTTCATTGGCATGGTGACTGTTGTATGGCTTAAGCCTTAACACATATCTTTCTTTGCAGGTAAAGATGTTCTTGCAAAAGCAAGGACAGGAACAGGGAAGACTGTAGCCTTTTTGGTGAGTACCTAtgtatttgatttctagaaatggTCACTTAGAAGCTTAATAATCTCCCTTCATTATTTATTGGATTAGAAGCAACTTATAAATGTTTGTTCCAGCTTCCAGCGATTGAGCTGGTTTCCAAATTGCCTCCTGTTGATCGTGATAATAGAAGGCCCCCGATCAATGTACTTGTTGTGTGCCCAACTCGTGAGCTTGCAGATCAAGCTGCTGCAGAAGCTACCAAACTTCTGAAGTTTCATCCATCAATTGGTGTACAGCTTGTTATAGGCGGAACAAGATTAGCTTTAGAGCAGAAACGCATGCAGACTAACCCCTGCCAGGTGAAAACTGTTAAATTTGCTTCATTAAACACCTTTTTTGCATGGTTTCTAGGATGGCTGCAAACTTCTTCTCTACTATGCTAGCAGTAGCAAAGCATTTTGGAAACAAAAAATGCCCGTGGCTTTTCACCTATCAAGAAGCTTAAATGAGCTTCTATGACCCAAAAGTAGAAGTTttaatttgaagcttttgctttcaCTATAGCCCaaagttgtttttctttttcatcagCCCTACTTAAATGCTGTAGCCTGGCCAAACTTGGGTATGCTTTAGTTCTCATCATAGCATGTCATGGTCTGTGAAATTGTTTAGATTCTTGTTGCCACACCTGGAAGGCTTAGAGACCATATTGAGAACACACCAGGATTTGCAACTCGGCTGATGGGTGTGAAAGTACTTGTTCTTGACGAAGCTGATCGTTTATTAGATATGGGGTTTCGAACTGATATTGAAAAAATAGTTGTTGCTCTCCCAAAACAACGTCAAACACTTCTCTTTTCAGCTACAGTTCCCGATGAGGTAACATCATAATTGAGTAATTATGAACTATATGGTTTTTCTAGAATAGTTTAAAAGCTTATGTTTCCTTTGTAGGTTCGTCAAATATGTTACATTGCTATGAAAAGAGACCTCGAGTTTATTAATACTGTTGAAGAGGGGAGTGAGGAGACACACTCACAGGTAGGTTGCATCACATAAGCAAATTTTCTTTATCCTCAGCTTTAAAATTAGTATACTAATCGCTTTTGTTGTATTATTGTCAGGTTAAACAAATGCATTTAGTTGCACCATTGGAAAAGCACTTCTCAATGCTCTATGGTATTCTGACTGACCATATTTCAGAAAATGTTGATTACAAGGTAAGTGACTTTTTGGCAAGCTCATTTCAGATTCCTTTCCCTATTTGTGTACAATGCGACTTATGATGAGGGAATTGCAGGTTATTGTATTTTGTACAACCGCTATGGTAACAAAGCTTGTGGCTGAGCTCCTAGGTGAATTGAGATTAAATGTACGAGAGATCCATTCAAGAAAACCTCAGACTTACAGAACTAGGGTATCCAAAGAGTTCAAGGAGTCAAAAGGTCTTATCCTTGTAAGTTCTGATGTATCTGCCAGAGGAGTAGATTATCCCGATGTCACACTTGTTATACAGGTATTCTTTTGCACCATTTTCCCCAAGTTATTTACTAGCTTAGATATCTCAACAAGTAGTTCTCCTTGTTGCACTTTGAGTTGAAGCTGTATTTATGTATTGCTGAAAAACAGGATATGATATGCTGATCTTGATTAGTGGTGCCTCGATTGTTTTGCTATATAGATTCTCCCTCTTTCATTTGGTTTACTTCTTTGGGTTTTTTGAATTGTATCTCATGTCTGCAGGTAAAGCCCTTTTAAGTTTTCAACCCTTTGGAATCACACCACGTCAAACATTGCTTTTTTTCTCACGGGGGCATCAAGAATCTCTGCTGCATTATCAATACTCTCTTAGTTGCTTTTCAGTTACTATTTATATCTCTCACAATTCCAATGCCTAAACATTAGAATTACTTATCTGCAGTGGCTTTAATTTCATATCTGTATTGATTTTGCTACAGCCTAAATGCTTCACAAGAATGTTTTCATATCTTGGCAAATAGAAATATCTTTTCTGGGGTCTCGGTTACATGCAATGATCAGATAAAACAAATGCCAAAATTCTCCATCTTAAGCGAAGATTTCATCAGCATGCACAGGAGTCTTTAACTTTTTACAGACAAGTAAATAGATATATGGAAAATTTATTCTGCAGATTCTAACCAGATGTACCTGCCAATATTCTCCGTTAAGATGCTGAACTTATCATTTTTATCAGAATTTATTCCCAGTTTGGATTTTCTCACTCTGTAAATAGGAGAATATTCCTGAAATCCATTTGTTTGCATTGCAGTTGGGGGTGCCCCCTGACAGAGAACAATATATACATCGACTAGGGAGAACTGGCCGGAAAGGTAAAGAAGGAACAGGCATCTTGATGTTGGCACCATGGGAAGAATTCTTCCTGCGAAGCATCAAAGACTTGCCAATTGCTGAGTCTCCGGTGCCATTGATTGATCTTGACACCAGGAGGAAGGTACTTCTTGCAGCTCGATTTCCATTCTTTTCTGCATCCTATGTTTCATTTGTTGAGAATGCTGGTTAATAATGTtgttgactctctctctctctctctctctctctctctctctctctctctcttcacatATGTATGTAAATAATAGTATCATTTGATACATATTCCAACTGAGGAATTGTGTGCCAATCTGTGAAGCCCTTGCGATGTGCTTATTGCTTATTAGCCTATATAAACTCCTACAGACAGATGCCAGACATcctttgggtttttttttctttttccttgctGTAGCAATTTGGttaatatcaaaacttaattaaacgTTTTTGCTAGTACCATCTCAAGACATTTACATCTCATCCATGTGATAATGTATTTAATGTGATATTTGATCTTATCTTGGTCTGTGCAGGTTGAAAGGGCTCTAGCACATGTGGAGATAAAGGACAAAGAATCAGCATATCAAGCATGGCTTGGTTACTATAATTCAAACAAGAACATCGGCCGAGACAAATACCAGCTCATAGCATTGGCAAATGAGTTTAGCCAGAGCATGGGCCTCAATAATCCTCCTGCCATACCCAAACTTGTACTCAGAAAGATGGGGCTTAACAATATTCCTGGCCTGCGATCAAAATAGTTCGTAGTATGCCCACGATACAATATTTACCATTTTTTGATAGCTTACTTTTTGTTGACTTCATAGGAAATTGTTGTTCCTCTCCAAATAGAACTAAGAGTATATGGTGGTTACTCGTCTAACAAATTCATTCGGCAACTTGGTTGACTTATATGTTGTATGATTTGAGGTTTCTTCAAACCGGGAGGATCCTCTAGTTGATGGAAGGTCCATGAGGGCTTAGTATTTTGATttgcggttttttttttttttttttctatttttctttagaTTGCCTTTTGAGTTGATGATTTTAATTATTCTGCCTTAGAAGGGCTATCATTTGGGTGTATCTCCCGTAAACCAAATATTATCATGTAACACAAGATATGTCAAAATAaattcttcattcttttctgTTGAAATTAGAGAAATGTCCTTAATATGATATGACACCTTATTGTTGGAATGTACCTTATACACTTTATTTTAGAAATGTATGGGACTACCATGAGGTGTATGTTTGGTCAGGAATAGTGATTAAAACTCTTACCATTATTCCAAAAACAATGAATTTTCGCTATCTCCATGTAAAATAATTCACTAGGAAAGGTATCTCTTTATCACCAAGATAAAAATCTCTATTATTTTCATAAACATTGTATTCTTGGTCAAACATaatgagaataataataagattatgAGCTAGAGTTCAAATTTGGGGTATCATTAATTATCCTCGtgattaaattttagaatttacaaATGACAATTGTTGGTtgatttctaatatttttactttaaaaccGTTACATTTGTTTAAATAAtgtcttttaaataattttttgaatagttTATGATTCAAAAATAGGGGAAAAGCATAAACCTCTTTTTCCCAAAGTCGGCGGCGTGTAGTTCCCAATGACGACAATGGTTTTCGTCTAGTCCAAGCCAATATCCACCGACCCTTCCGACTCCTAATCCGACCCAAACTCGACCCCATCTCTTTTCGATCTCGCCCTCTCCTCTTTCCGTCGAACGCCTCTAAACCCTaatctcctctcttctccccTCCTCCCCTTCGCCCGAGTCTCCCTCCTCAAAACCCCTCTCTCCTCCACATCCATGGCGGATTCCGGCGAGGTGTGCAACTTCTTCCGCAAGCccacaaagaacaagaacatcCGCAAGCGCCGGGCCGCGGaatccgacgacgacgacaacgatgGCGGACGAGGAGATCCCGAACCCTCGCTTGCCTCCTCCTCTTCGCGATCCAAGAGGCCCATGCCCGCCGACAACAAGCTCCGCTTCTCCTCCGCCCCCCGCTCCTCCTCCGCGGCTGCAGCAGCGGCGGAGcccgacgacgccgccgccgatggCGCCGGCTCCGGCGCGGTCTTCCACTTCGAGTCCTCGGGCGCCGTCCAGGTCGAGCACGACAGCCGCGCGACCGCCACGCTCGAGACCGAGACCGAGTTCGACAGGGACGGCCGCGCCTTACGCGAGCGCACGCTCAAGATCAACCAGGAGAACATGACGGGGAAATCGAAGCCCTCCTccggcggcgccggcgaggagTTGTACAAAGGGATGCACGGCTACACGGACCACAGGGCGGGGTTCAGGCGCGAGCAAACGGTGGCCGCCGAGAAGGCCGGGGGTGCCCACGGCCCGCTCCGGGCATCGTCGCACATACGAGTATCCGCGCGGTTCGATTACCAGCCCGATATATGCAAGGATTACAAAGAGACGGGGTATTGCGGCTACGGCGACTCGTGCAAGTTCATGCACGACAGAGGGGATTATAAGTCGGGGTGGCAGCTGGAGAAGGAGTGGGAAGAGGTGGAGAAGGCGCGAAAGAGGGGGCTTGCGATGGGGGGCGGGGGAGGGGACGGGGATGATGGTGGAGCTCACGACAatgacgatgacgacgacgatgattcGGTGCCCTTTGCTTGTTTTATATGTAGGCAGCCGTTTGAGGATCCGGTGGTGACCAATTGCAAGCACTATTTCTGCGAGCATTGTGCGCTAAAGGTAGTCAAACCTTTGCCTTTGTCTAGTTACTTAGATTTTAGAATAGTGATTCTCTTTGTGATAATTGCTTGTTTTTCATTAACCTTGTTTAGTTTTTTCCTTCCTCAGTGTAGGGAATAGCATGCGATTATTCCTTTTTCATTTAATTGTTGTATTGTACTGTGGTTTACTAGGAGATTCTTCTGCTTTCCTTGCTGCCATATGTATGTTGAATTAGCATTTTGATGGCCgttatttattttcttgtgATATTGTTTTTAGGAAATCCTTATTATTATGGGCTCAGCTTGATAGGTGTCCTTTTTGTTCTAAGTTG
This DNA window, taken from Ananas comosus cultivar F153 linkage group 5, ASM154086v1, whole genome shotgun sequence, encodes the following:
- the LOC109711009 gene encoding DEAD-box ATP-dependent RNA helicase 31-like — translated: MRSSLLSLRLLRSARRTPLVGGARAPLPLLRETPSSPGPNPPFSDSPITGPFGCRFFSSRPASAVGKSKSLIEDEAELSDWISDLKTDSFRLGLSSDGDVSDSDRRRSGKGSRGRDRGGGVKARDGGRDRVSSSGRKGGSLSRGWDSDSDEFSGFSDRRKLRNSRDSVPKRGFDSDLEDEDDEEEVETRFSSKLGRGRAGRGRVSLASARRGGRDAVSDRRKLRNSRDSVPKRGFDSDLRDEDDEEEVKTRFSSKLGRDRGGRGRVANRRGGRDTDYGSKPARGGRKLDFGLSNEDEEGEDEDDGFSGFEDDFFGDKEGKKEGPLKDEFKNFSSKEPAEGDSTLKKRPEAESDSYLSPTRFDECSLSPLTLKGVKAAGYERMTIVQEATLPAILKGKDVLAKARTGTGKTVAFLLPAIELVSKLPPVDRDNRRPPINVLVVCPTRELADQAAAEATKLLKFHPSIGVQLVIGGTRLALEQKRMQTNPCQILVATPGRLRDHIENTPGFATRLMGVKVLVLDEADRLLDMGFRTDIEKIVVALPKQRQTLLFSATVPDEVRQICYIAMKRDLEFINTVEEGSEETHSQVKQMHLVAPLEKHFSMLYGILTDHISENVDYKVIVFCTTAMVTKLVAELLGELRLNVREIHSRKPQTYRTRVSKEFKESKGLILVSSDVSARGVDYPDVTLVIQLGVPPDREQYIHRLGRTGRKGKEGTGILMLAPWEEFFLRSIKDLPIAESPVPLIDLDTRRKVERALAHVEIKDKESAYQAWLGYYNSNKNIGRDKYQLIALANEFSQSMGLNNPPAIPKLVLRKMGLNNIPGLRSK
- the LOC109709773 gene encoding zinc finger CCCH domain-containing protein 15 — its product is MADSGEVCNFFRKPTKNKNIRKRRAAESDDDDNDGGRGDPEPSLASSSSRSKRPMPADNKLRFSSAPRSSSAAAAAAEPDDAAADGAGSGAVFHFESSGAVQVEHDSRATATLETETEFDRDGRALRERTLKINQENMTGKSKPSSGGAGEELYKGMHGYTDHRAGFRREQTVAAEKAGGAHGPLRASSHIRVSARFDYQPDICKDYKETGYCGYGDSCKFMHDRGDYKSGWQLEKEWEEVEKARKRGLAMGGGGGDGDDGGAHDNDDDDDDDSVPFACFICRQPFEDPVVTNCKHYFCEHCALKHHSKNKKCFVCNKPTFGIFNAAHEIRKKMAQEK